A stretch of DNA from Micromonospora peucetia:
CATCCTCGGGATCGAGGGACGACAGCCCGGGTCACGGGGCGCCTCGAAGTCGACGTGCTCGGCGAGCAGCGCGTGTCCGGTGCGGTTCCAGGCGAGGACGTCGCCGCGGCGGCCCAGCACGATCGCCGGCGTCGCCTCGGCCAGTGATTCGAGCAGCGCGAGGACGCGCCGGTGGGGCTGCTCGACTGGTGGTTCGGCGAGGCCGGACCGGGAGGGCTGGCGGGCGAGATTGTGAAGGTGTACGACCTCCACGTCGTCCAGTTCCAGAACTCGTGCGAGGGCGTCGAGAACCTGTTCGGAGGCCGTCTCCGCCTGGCCCTGCTCCAGCCGCGTGTAGTAGCCAGCGCTGACCCCTGCCAGGTGGGCGAGCTCCTCGCGGCGCAGCCCCGGAACTCGGCGGGCGCTCCCGTAGGTGCGTAGCCCGATCTCGTCTGGGGTGACCCGGTCGCGGCGGCTCTTCAAGAATGCTCCGAGGCTCTCCATGACATCGAGACTAGGCGCCCGTCGCGGATGGCTGGGTGTACCTGCTGGGTGTACCCACACCAGGTGGCTAGCTGCTCCCGGCTCTGCGCTGGAGCGTTGCCGGCATGACGCAACACACCTCACGCACGACCAACGTCCGAGCTTGGCTCGGTCTGCTGGTCGTCCTCGGCCCGGTGCTCTTGGTCTCGATGGACGGGTCCATCTTGTTCCTCGCAATGCCACGGGTCAGTCAGGCTCTCAATCCCAGCGCTGACCAAGCGCTGTGGATCCTGGATGTCTACGGCTTCTCGGTCGGCTCCCTGCTTATCGCATTCGGAAATATCGGCGACCGCTACGGGCGACTCAAGCTGCTCATGATCGGCGCGGTCTTCTTCGGCATCGGTTCGGCCGCCGCCGCGTTCGCGCCCACACCGGCGCTACTCATCGCCGCCCGTGCCGTGATGGGGATCGCCGGCGCCACCTTGCTTCCGTCCGCCTTGGCGGTGCTCAGTGAGCTGTTCACCGACCCGAAGCGTCGGGCCCAGGCCATCGGCATCTTCGCTGCGGCCTTCGCCGCGGGATTCGCAATCGGGCCGGCCATCGGTGGCGTGCTGCTGGAACGCTTCTGGTGGGGATCGGTGTTCTTGATCAACCTTCCCTTGATCGCGCTGTTCCTGTGTTTCGCACCCATGTTGCTCAGCGAGGTGCAAACCACCCGCCCCGGTCGAGTCGACCCGATGAGTGTCGTGACCTCTGCGGTCGGTCTGCTGCTAGCGATCTACGGGCTCAAGCACGCTGCCGCCGAGGGCCTCTCCGTATCGGCGGCGCTCGCCGGGCTCATGGGGGTCGCCGTGCTGGCATGGTTCGGCGTCCGTCAACGACACCTGGACCATCCACTCATCGACTTCTCTCTCTTCCGGGATCGAGTCTTCACCATCGCGGTGATCACCGGGCTTCTACCGTTGGCCGCGTGGTCAGCAGCCGCCTACCTGGCTGGCATCTACTTGCAGTCCGTCCTTGACATTCCGGTCCTGCAGGCTGCCTTGCTGGCGTTACCGGGAGCCGTTGTGCTCATCACGACTTGCATCATCACCCCTGTGGTGGTCGATCGCGTCGGGAAACGCTCCGCGCTGCTTGTCTGCCACTTCTCCATCGCCACCGGGCTGCTCCTGCTCTTGCCCACCACCATCACTGGCGGGATCGGCTGGTACGTCGCTTCCACTGCGATCGCTGGCATCGGCTATGGCATCTCCTTCGCAGTCGTCGCTGACACCGCCGTCGGCGCGGTCCCGTCCGAGCGAGCAGGCTCAGCAGGCGCGATCGCCGAGACCAGCAACGAGGTCGGTAACGCCCTGGGCATTGCACTGCTCGGCTCTCTGGCAGCACTGCTGTTCCGGCTCCAAGGGCCCGACCTCGCGCCGACCCTGGACGAAACGCTTCAGCTCACCGGCCTGACACAAACGTTGATCACCGACGCCAAGTCAGCCTTCCTCACCGGCATGCACGTGGTCGCAGCTACAGCCAGTTTGTTGCACCTCGTACTCGGCCTCATAGCACTCCGCTGGCTACCCCGTCCCGCCAGGGACGACATCCCGGCTGATGGCAAGCACGGCGAGGCGGTCGAGGCGCGATGACCTGGCAACAGGCGGTTGACGAGGCATTGTGCTTCGGTTGGATCGACGGGCAGGCCCGCAAGCGGGATCAGGAGACCTCTTGGATCCGGTTCACCCCGCGCCGGCACCGCAGTTCCTGGTCACAGCGCAACGTCGCCCACGTGGCCCGGTTGGAGACGCAGGGGCGCATGCTGCTCTCGGGCCGCGCCGCAGTGGAAGCTGCGAGGGCGGACGGGCGGTGGGCGGCTGCCTACGCTCCGCCGTCGGAAGCTGAGGTGCCGGCCGACCTCCTTGCCGCGGTCGCCGCCGACCCCGCCGTCCAGGCCATGTTCGACGTACTCACCAAGACCAACCGCTACGCTTTCATCCACCGCGTCGGCTCCGTCAAGCGGGCTCAGACACGCGAGCGAAAGATCGCCGAGTTCGTCGCGATGCTGGCCCGTCACGAGACGATCTACCCGCAGAAGGCCAAGCCTTCGAGCCCGCCGCAATCGGCACCCTTGATGATCAAGCGCGTGCTTTGCCGCGTTCGAGGATGAGCACGTACGAGAACAGGCCCGGCCGCTGCCGGTCACCCGCTCGTGGGCGGCACGGAAGTGCCGTTCACAGGGGACTCCTGTGTGGCAGGAGGTCAGTGGGGAAAGGTGCGGGGGTGCCGTCGGTCGGCTGGCCCCGCCACATCCGCCAGATCAGTGGCCCTTCGGTGGGCAGGTGGATCGGGGCGCCCTGGCGGTAGCCGAGGCGCTGGTACAGGTCCCTGTTGCGGGTGTTGCTGGCTTCCAGGTACGCCGCCCGGTTGGCCGCGTCGAGGGTCTGGTGGGCGTTGGTGAGCAGCGCCGTTCCGACGCCTCGGCCCTGGTGGCGTGGGTCGACGGCGACGTAGGCGAGGTAGTCGTGTGGAGCATGTGGGTGGTGCGTTTCGAAGATGGCGTCGAGCAGCAGGAACCTCGGGGCGTACCTGCCGGTGGCCCGTTCCACCTCGTAGTAGTGGCCGGTCGATTCCACCAGTGGAACCTGGTCGCGGGTGTACCAGATCGCGACGGCCGACTGGTCGTCGGTGGTGTCCACGCGTCCGTGCTGAAGTCCGTGGTTGAAGACGAGCTTGAAATAGCGGAAGTAGACGGTGCGGCGGTTGGCCGCCACCGCAACCCCACGAGCGATACCACCCACCGCCACCTCAGGCATCATGGCATCGGCCGGAAACGCCGTTGCCGCAGCAGCCTCCGAGAGCAGGGTATCGGCGGACCCGGCCCCGCCGCAGCGGCATCAACCCGCTGGTCGCCACCACCATCCTAGTTACCGCAGTGATGGCCTCATTCGTTGTGTGCGTGTTGGAACCGGTGGTCGGCTGCCCGCTGCTGGCGGTGGCGCTCGCCGTGTACGGGAGTGTGATCGTTGCCAGCCGGCGAGGCAAACCCGGGCGCCGAATCCTCTGAGGCCACCACCGGATGGTGCCGTAGCCGCCACCATCCGGCCACAACCGCAGTCGCCTACCCGACAACGGTGGCGACACCACCCCCGCCCGCCACCAGCATCAGCCAGGCCAAACCGCATCCGAGGAGCCACCTTGACCTACCCGCAGCCCGGACCGCCGTACGGCCCGCCGCCGATCTCCGGCCCGCCCACCAGTCCCGGCTATCCGCCCGCCGGCTACTACCCGCCGCCGCAGGTGATCGTCGCCCAGGTGCCGCCAGCGTCCGGGCTCGCCACCGCATCCATGGTGTTGGGCATCATCGGGGTGCTCGGCGGCTGGTGCCTGTTCGGGCTGCCATGCCTTGCCGCAGTGGTCCTCGGGCATATGGGGCTGCGGGACACTG
This window harbors:
- a CDS encoding MFS transporter, with amino-acid sequence MTQHTSRTTNVRAWLGLLVVLGPVLLVSMDGSILFLAMPRVSQALNPSADQALWILDVYGFSVGSLLIAFGNIGDRYGRLKLLMIGAVFFGIGSAAAAFAPTPALLIAARAVMGIAGATLLPSALAVLSELFTDPKRRAQAIGIFAAAFAAGFAIGPAIGGVLLERFWWGSVFLINLPLIALFLCFAPMLLSEVQTTRPGRVDPMSVVTSAVGLLLAIYGLKHAAAEGLSVSAALAGLMGVAVLAWFGVRQRHLDHPLIDFSLFRDRVFTIAVITGLLPLAAWSAAAYLAGIYLQSVLDIPVLQAALLALPGAVVLITTCIITPVVVDRVGKRSALLVCHFSIATGLLLLLPTTITGGIGWYVASTAIAGIGYGISFAVVADTAVGAVPSERAGSAGAIAETSNEVGNALGIALLGSLAALLFRLQGPDLAPTLDETLQLTGLTQTLITDAKSAFLTGMHVVAATASLLHLVLGLIALRWLPRPARDDIPADGKHGEAVEAR
- a CDS encoding GNAT family N-acetyltransferase, with translation MPEVAVGGIARGVAVAANRRTVYFRYFKLVFNHGLQHGRVDTTDDQSAVAIWYTRDQVPLVESTGHYYEVERATGRYAPRFLLLDAIFETHHPHAPHDYLAYVAVDPRHQGRGVGTALLTNAHQTLDAANRAAYLEASNTRNRDLYQRLGYRQGAPIHLPTEGPLIWRMWRGQPTDGTPAPFPTDLLPHRSPL
- a CDS encoding DUF4190 domain-containing protein codes for the protein MTYPQPGPPYGPPPISGPPTSPGYPPAGYYPPPQVIVAQVPPASGLATASMVLGIIGVLGGWCLFGLPCLAAVVLGHMGLRDTADGRKSGRGMAVAGLVLGYVFVAPMIVFTVMIFMGGVMGAVSPTPTATP
- a CDS encoding helix-turn-helix transcriptional regulator, with translation MESLGAFLKSRRDRVTPDEIGLRTYGSARRVPGLRREELAHLAGVSAGYYTRLEQGQAETASEQVLDALARVLELDDVEVVHLHNLARQPSRSGLAEPPVEQPHRRVLALLESLAEATPAIVLGRRGDVLAWNRTGHALLAEHVDFEAPRDPGCRPSIPRMFFLDALTRDLHRNWDELARVHVAYLRLTAGRFPTDARLANLIGELTMRSDQFASLWATGEVADCTTGDMHLQHPTVGAASIAYQVWLQPDSPDHRLEIYTPNDASSADALRILTQRAFGEDDPSIRAPEGPAAGRDRSVNNPLPRNS